The genomic stretch CAAGGCTTTCCCCGATGTAGAAGCGGCCAAGGACATGCCTCTGTCTCACCCTGATCATTTCATTTCTACTGTCAAACCCCATCACATTTCAAAATGTAGGATGGTAAGCTTAAAACTAAATTCTATTTTCATTGTTACActtaagaaaataaaaggaaaataagaTGACCTCTTAAATATGAACAATTTACGTGGTTATAAACTGTGTTTCAGCATGTTCCAAAACTATTTGCGAGAGAAAATGGCCTCAGCAACAGGCAATGTACGATAGTGATAAGAGATTATGAGCAAAGGTCATGGGAATTTAGGCTGTATTCCTCCTGTGCTGGCAGCACTTTCATTGGAGGGGAATGGCGTAAATTTTGCGCTGCTAATTTCTTAAAGGAAGGAGATTGCATAATGTTTGAGATATTTGCCAAGGGAGAGAAACCTATATTGAAATTTTATGGCAAGTTTCACATCTTAAAACCTTATGTTATACTTATTTCATCACTTTTACATCATTTATCTGCTTCTTTTACTTCAACTTAATGTTCTGTTTTTGGATTTATATTCATCTTCAGTTTCAGTTTTGACTTGtttcaatttttaaaaactaGATTTGAGAGCAAATGCATCACTTCAGCCCGAAGAATGGAAGCCTAATTTGGATGCTAAAAGAGTTTCCACTTAATGAATCTTGTTTAATACAGGACAACCTTAACAGAAGAGGTATGCCAATTGTTAACAGATGTTTTATGTGTCGGCAACATTCAGAGTTCAACCGACACCTTTTGCTACATTGCTCAAATGCCTCAGACATATGGTGCATGTATCTTTCTATCTTTGGTCTCAGTTGGGTAAAGCCACAAAGCATTAGAGAGGTCTATGAATGCTGGTCTGGTTGGAAAGTTGATAAAGTCATTAGGAAAGTCTGGCTGATGATCCCTGCTTGTATCTTTTGGTGTGTCTGGACACAAAGGAAACGCAGATGTTTTGATGGGATATCAACTCCAACACACACAATTAAAGCTAGATGTCTCCTTTGGTTATTTAGTTGGCAGTGTTTTAGCCCCTGTAGATTGCCATATTAACTTTTTGGATTTTGTCAGCTCTTTTGCTTTAGCctagtatttcttttcttttttgtatcaaagCTGACTCCTCTACATAGAAGATGCCTTTTTCTATAAAACTCATTActtcaccaaaaaaaaaatattaacctTGATCTTACTAAAAGAAATTGGACTTTCAGTGTCGACCTTTATGACTTTTGTAATTTTTGTGGTGACTTTAGTCGCAACAAAAAGTCTTACTTCTCTTAGCATATGTATCCAATatctttgtcttttcttttcatttctctGACTCTAATAGCTTCTCTATCTTCATAAGGTAGTGGTAAAGGTCTGCGTACATTTTAGccttcccagaccccacatgTGGGACTTcactaggtttgttgttgttcttattgttgttgttctttgacTCTAAtaattcttctttcttttctttttcatgtaTATTTTTGAATGAAGAATAGGCCTCGGGATTGGGTGAAATGATGGTGAAGCTTAATATACAATTGCAGACATGTCGCCACAGTTGATAGTTTCAGGGTCCTTTTGCTTGAATTGTACGTAGATCGTTAAGAATTGTTCTAACTCCTACTGCTTCACAAGCTACTTCTGTTGTCGAGCTATATTCTGCTTCTGCTGAAGATAATGCCGTTGTCTTTTGAAGACACTTTTGCACTTTCATCACtgctaaaattatttttcaatatTTGGCTTTCAGAGATTTCAACTCTAGAGATAATTTAGTTTACCTATTCTGATCGTTGATATAGGCTAATGGCGGATTCATGTAAATTATTGTATTTCTTCTACAGAGTTCTCTTTTTCATAATTATTACTGTTCCCTTCGTCCCAATTTATATGGTGGTGTTCAAATTCGAGAGTCAAATAAACTTTTCTTTAACCTTCATATTTTGAGACTTTAttttttagtatgtttcagaaAAATGGATCTTCCTATTATTTTTAGTAAATTTATAATTTCACCTTTCATATGTTATCCTTAATGCCACATGACTCTCTTATAGGGATGATATGACACGTTTAATACCACAAAATTCAAAAGATATTTTTGGTATTTACTCGCACTAGTTTAAAACCACAAGAATTTAAAGTCTTTTTTACATTCTTAAGCTTTGGGTCAAACTGAGACAAATAAAACAAAACGAAGTAACATTAAAAACCAGGGACCAAAAGTCCAGTTGCTTCAATGGACCTCTCTTTCTGCATCCTCTCCAGAATATTTGCCTGCAAAATATATTTTATCATGAAAGTTGTCACAAAAAATCTGATAAGAAGCCAATGATGTAACATTTTGTATGACATCTTTAGTAATGTCATATAATTTTCAAACTATAATAAAACATGTAAATACCTTTTAAACAAACTATTTATAATAGTAATTGTACAAATATGAGAAATGATACATAAAAACCATAAAACTGTGAAGAATCCGAGACCAGTAGGGAAAAAAGAATCCAGTTTTGCAGAAATTTCATTACCAAATTTTAACTTATTCTTGCCACTATATAAAAGgacaaattcaaaaatagccagatttacaagtggtcattcaaaaatagcaacagtttcaaaagtaatcaaaatttagccacttttcatgaaaagataaatctgaacgaaaacactgttcaaaatccggaaaatactccagaataatatgttggaattccagtataatatactggagttccagcataggTATATTgtccatcataatatactggagttccaatataatataccggtccagcataatacgttggaagttcatacacaggtgctccaatctccagtatattatgctggaactttccgtgttgcagcaaaatagtggttatttttcaatgactttgcaaccgctagctatttttgaatgaccagtccgaaaactggctagccgtgctatttttacctatATAAACTCAATTTGATTGTGCAAAACCACCATACAATCATGCAAATCTATGGTCCGCTTTTTATAATCGGAAATCGGGAACTTTCAAAATTAATCTCCAATATAATGTTGTGTCAATAatatatgtcaaaattttaacttGAGTATACATTATTCATAACTTTATCGACCGTTAAAACCATTATGTAAAATTTCAACCGTGTCTTCCTTAAACAGCCTAAGCTAGAAAGAAGATAATACTTGATAAAAGGATTTAACTAATTATATCTACTAATAGTGTAATAAAAATTTTACAATTCCAATGAAATTTAACCTACTATAGAAGGTTAccacaacaacaaacccagtagtTTCCCACGAGTGGGGCTACTATAGAAGGTTACATATCTTATTTTTCATGATactattttccttatttttcatGTTACATGTAATTACTTTTTAAACATTACATAATAGTATAAAAAACTTTTGCATGGTCAGTGAAAAGAAATAGTATACATTAAAACTAAAAGAACACTTACGGCGGAAGTACGCAATTGGTAATTTCGCGTTTGTGATGAGTTCAAACTTGTAAACATCTCCTACTTGGAGACCATTTGCTGCTCTGAATTTTGTCCATCCACTTATAATTCCAAAATGATGTGCATCTCTCCCTAGCCATACTGACCAAGATCTATTTGCTTCATCTTTCAGAATCATCTCACACTTCCTATTTATCAACCCGTTCGAAATTGCAAAATCCACTGGAAGATACTACGGTAACATTTATTCCATTACGAGGAACAAGTTTCAGTTGTCActcaaaaaaaaaggggaaaagaggCAAAGAAAAGAATATAACTATTATCAGTTTAAATCACTTACCAAAACTGACTTCTTGATGGAATAAGGTTTAATGGTTGAAATAAAATAAGGAAGATCGTCATCACCAGAAGCTGGAGTAGATACTTGTGCATTGAGAGGAATCATGTCTGAGGGCTTTGTCCTAATGTCTGTTGTTCATTATAAAGAACAAGACagcaaaagaaagagaaaggaaCAAGGAAGTGTTACAATTAGGATAAAAAGAAAGATCATATTACATAAGGCTTCCAAATAATAAGGAAACGGCTAAAAAAGCAAGCATGATGTAATGGAATAAGTAatgattttatattttaattcaACTAGAGGAGCGGTGAAAAGATGACAGATGACACTCCAAAGCAGTAGGAGGTTCAGGCACAAGGCAATATGAATGCTACTTTGAATGTCGCAAATCTCATTTATGCTATTACCCCTATTCCTCCAATTCTTGTGTGCAATTTGGATGTGGATTCTAATGAAGCTTTGGGGGTTTAGTGGCTGTAAGGCTCTAATGGGAAAAGATATTAGCAGTCCTGACGTAAATATAACTCCCAAATTAACCCGCAATGCTACAACTGAGGAAGACAATGTAGCAGTCGAAGGTATTTCTAGTCCAATGCCTGATATAGAACGAAATAGTCAGGATAAGTCTTAGCAACATAAATCAACATTATTATGGTCCATCGCATAACACCAACACTTCTTATAAGGCAGATTGGGAATGTGAATATCATATTGATAACAATAAGGATGAAATAGGAGGCGAGGATACTAAACAAGTGCAACTATGGTTCCATTTCCACCTTTGGATAATAACTTTCCACCATTAGCTTCTGGAATTTCCTTAGCTCTGCCAAGCCTATGTTGCACAATGCATTCATGAAAACCTCTCGACTAACATTAAATGCATCAGTTCCTTCTTTTATTCCTGGTATCAGCAAGACATATCCAAACAATGACGTAGAAAATATTCCGTAAATGATGAAGATGCTTCTGATAAGATGATTATGGCTATTTAGAAAGAAGATTAGAGGACaacgaaaagaaaaaagatgtgcAAGGATTTGAATTTGGATTCATTCATGGACAAGCAAAAGGGATCATTCGAATTTGGATCTCGAAGAAAAATGAAGACAATGAACGCTCTTCTTTTCTGGATCTTCAAACATATATTAAAGGCAAAGAATGGTTTATTTCATCCAACATGTAGTTAATCTAGAATATCCAACTAGTGTCTCGTTGTTACATTTTCAGGTAAGGACTTAGACATTTGATGTGAAGAGAATCAAGGGCATGCCTCTTTCTCCAAAGTCTGATCTATAGGGTACTGGCCTAGTCTCCTACTATGATTTTGCAtttttcttgttttgagtttaatGGTAGTGAATGTTGGGCCGCTAAAGTCCAAGATATCCAGAAGATGAGTGTTGCAGGGATGAGAATGCTAAGATGGATGTGCGCTCATACAAGATCATATAGGATTAAAAGTGACCATATTCGTCAGAAGGTGCAAGTAGTAAGCATTGAGGATAAAATACGAGAAGAGGTTGTCGACAAATATAAGTAATTTTATCAAAGATGTAATATAGTGTCATGGTGTATTTGACAAAGTAAAAACATTGCCAAAAACCAAGAGGTTGCTTGAATGAGAGAACTTACCATGAAATTTCCAGATTGGTTTTTCTCCATTAGTAACAATCTCAAACATTATATGATCTCCCACCTTTAAGTCATTTGCAACACGAAAGTCACCCCAGCTACCTCCAATATAGACTCGAGAACAGGAAGTATATAGCCTTAAATTCCATGACCTTTGTCTTTCATCTCTAATAATCAAACCACAATTCTTGTTGGTGAGACCGTTTTCCGCTGCAAATCGAGTAGGAATGCACTGAAATTGTTTGTAAGGATTTGCACACTTATCAAACATTTCATATGTATCATATTTCATTATAACTACCTCCAATTtcaaaggagaaaaaaaaaaggactCTTGAAGGGTTAGGGGAAATGAGTTTGGAGACTTACAAAGTAATCATTTAACAGGCCATAAGGTTTATAACAGATTTGCACATACCatcaaacttatcatatgcttCATATTTTTGCGGTAATTGATTCTAGTTAACAGAGAGGGGAAAAAATGGTACATTTATCTTGAAGAGTTAGGGGGAACTGAATTTTGAGACTTACCAAGTAACCTTTAAGGCAATAGGCTCTAacaatgcatgaaaaatgagaTTGATCACAAGCGTTGTGAGTAGCAGCTTCTGCATTTGGTTTGTCTGTTACATTGTAAATTGTAAGAAAATccatattaaaaattaaatatgcCAAAAAGATTAAAGTATAAGTAATGTCTAATCATCCACCCCATCTTTTGGCTAAAGTTTTATCTAAACAATTTGAAATTTATGTCAAGATTAAAGgaattaacttgcataataagAGTATGCTAATGAAATGGCATTGGAGGTATAATTTGTAGGACCCTAGTTTGAGGAAATCAGTGATTAATGCAAAACATGGTGTGAGGAACAACTGGTGCACAAGACATAGCAGATCACCTCATGGTACAGGCCTATGGAAATGCATATCCAGTTTATGGGATGAGTTCCAACTTAACTCAAAACTCAAGTTAGGGAGTGGAACACTCATCAAGTTTTGGAAAGACAAGTGGCTGGAATCAATGGCACTAAAAGATGAATTTCCAAATTTGTACCTACTAGCAGTAGATGAAGAATCCACTGTAGAACAATGTTGGCAGAACAGCTCTTGGGACCCTCAATTCAGGAGACATTTTCAAAATTGGGAGATAAATGACCTAATGGAATTGCTGGCCAAACTTGCACAGATTGCTGTCAAACCCCAGCTGAAGGACAAACTGGAATGGGGGACGGGAAATTTACAGTGAAGAAAGCATATGCACACCTATGCTCCAACAATGATCTGATAAACAATTGGCCATGAAAACTAATTTGGAGAACAAAACTGCCTCCTAAAGTGATTTGTTTCAGTTGGGTTGCCTTAAATGAAGCACGCCTCACTCAAGACAACCTCAGTAGAAGGAGTATACCAACGGTGAATAGGTGCTACATGTGCAATTTGGATTCTGAAAGTGTTAGACATCTCTTTTTGCATTGTCCTTTAGCATGTGATATTTGGAACATGTTCCTCTCTATTTTTGGACTAGCCTGGGTCAAGCCTAACAGCATCAAGGAAGCATATGAATGTTGGCGTTCATGGAGAGTTGGTAAATCCATCAAAAAAAAATTGGGTAATGGTACTTGCTGTTATCTTTTGGTGCATCTGGAATGAAAGGAACTGTAGATATTTTGATGGGATCTCAACTCCGATCCATATAGTCAAAGCAAAATGCTTATTGAATTTGTTTAGTTGGCTAAATCAGGCACCTGTAACTAGTTCTGTTCAATTTTTTTATTGTGTGTGCTCCTTAGTGGTAGAATAGTTTTTTTGTGTATATGAGCAGACACCATCTTTCTTAATTGTAATCTTTCGCCTGCATCCGCTGGATGCTTTTAATGAATTCTccttacttcatcaaaaaaaaaatattaacttgCAAATTCATCAAGTATATAAAAATGGACTCTAAACATCTTACCTTTGAATTCAACATTATTGGCTTCTTCTTCGTCCAGATACTCTGCATATTCTCTGTCACAGTGACTCGAATCAAAGATGGTAACCTCAAACTCCATGTTCCCTTCATGTCTGAACACCAACATATTTCCCAATTCCAGACCCTGCTCCTCTACAAATTTCCCCCAACCCTCTTGCAGTCGACGGCCCTTCACCTTCACCAGCCACTTCTTACCATCCTTTCTTAGTATTGCGTATTCATTCTTATATCCCTTCAGATACTTCAAGAAACCTACGGGAATTTTCTGCAGTGCAACATAAACTTGTCCCAAATCATTATGCTGTTTCATTTAGGCCCTAAAACTCTACCATAttttctatctttttattttatcagGCAAAAGTTGAATTTTCATTAATCGGGATACAATTGCAGTAAAAAAAAACAAGGGGCTTCTATACTTTCCTTTCACTCCTTATACAATTCAATGAGCTTACAAAATCTAAAAAGCGTAACTGCATTATTTACATTACAATAGTTACACCAAGCAAAAATGTTCAATAAACATCTAGTCTTCAACGCATGAATTGGAGTTGAGACTCCATCAAAACACCTCTGATTCCCTCCTTCCAAATGCTCTACATAACACAAATCGGACCATTTTCCAAGAATTTATGATGgatttctcaactttccacattTCACAGCTAACAAATGCTTCTTCAGAGTTCAAACAGTCGGGAAATACCCATTTTACCACAAAAAAAGCACAAAAACATGTACCAAGCGTTTATCTTTATAGGACCAGGGGCAGATGTACAACATAGCTACGGATTCAGCCGAATCCAATAGCTTTTGCTCAGACCCTTTATATGTATCAAAGAATCtattaaatatgtacaaatattaaattttgaacccaattACTCAAATGGTCAGTGGATTTAGTGGCACCTCGAATCCATAAAGTTAAAATCTTAGATCCCTTCAATTTAGGACCAGGGGCGGATGTAAAACATAGTTACAGATTCAATTGAACACAATAACTTTGGCTCAAACTTTGTATATGTGTTAAGGAATCtattaaatatgtacaaatattaaattttgaacccaaTAACTCAAACGGTCAGTGGGTTTAGTGGCACCTCGAACCCATGAAGTTTAAATCTTGGATCCCCTCTATACAGGACAATGCAAAAAAAAAGGTCTATATTCTCATTCTCTGTCAAATATAAATAACACCTGTTGCAGAATGCCTGCTATACCGTTGTTTCTTAAATTTTCGTAAGCTAAACATGCCCCCAACACTGTCAACAATACAAAACATGCCACTTTTGTGGGAAATTTTGTCTTCtaaaataattttaaaggctAATCATCAATGTTGTGGCTGCTCTAACTAATTAACCATAACATTCCTTCAATGTAAAACTTTCTTTCTCTTTGTCTCCCCAATGTAGGTAGTCCCTTAATCATGGTATCCGAACCAACTTACGCACATCAATATTAATTCTACGGGATAGTGCAAGCATACAGGGTAACTCTATCCACAAAGGCTTGGAAATAAGCTAGTATTTTTGCCTCCATTGGGAATTGAACCTAAGTGTACTCAACCGATTTCATTGACCGCTGCATCATACCCTTGTGTGCTAGTACCACTTAATTCATTAGAGGTCGTTTGGTATATGGGATAAGGATAATAATCCCGGGATAAAGTTTGGTATTAACTTTATTCTATGTTTGGTTTGGGGTATTAGCTAATCCGGGATAACTTTTACGCTAAAATGGCGGAATTAGTTATGTCATATAAAAGGTGGGATAACTAATCTCAGAGTGGGATATTCCACCAttgtaccaaacgaccccttggATATCCCACCACTCAACCTTCCATATCATACATAATACGTAAAGTAGAGGAAAGGAAAGATGAAATAATTACTAAAGGGGTTAACTCACCAGACCCTGCTTGAAACCTGGTTGAATTGGCTTGAAAAAGTGAGGCTTCACTGGAGTGACTTTCATTGCGAGCAGTCAAAAAATGCAGCAACTATAGTAGACAAAGTATCTTTTTTCTACTTTGTGATTGATATAATTGAAAGATTGAAACTTCAATTCAGTTGAGGGATGTAATTATTTTTTGGTAACTGAAACTTGAAAAGGAATGGCAGCTTTTCAGTGGACTGTAACAGAAATTACACAGCTATGTCCTAATGTTCATTTGGAAAAGTGGCAAGGTTTTCATAAATTCACATTTGAGGGTTAAccagaagagagagagagagagagagtaaaaAGCGAGGAggagtttattttttattttattttttgggtgGAAGGAGGGGGCAGTGGGGGAAGGGGACAGTAATTGAAATTGATGATGCACTTAGCTTCTTTTgtccatttttttattttttttcttttctatcttaAATTAGTGTTATGTATCCATGGCCATgttcttgttttttctttttcttttttttaaattcaaCAACGTACTAAGAAAGGGCAAAATGGTTAAATAGTAGTTTTTATAGTAATGATAAATTTAAAAGAGCACGTAAATGAATATTAAAATATATCTGATAAACAAATTCGGAAGAAGTTcaataattgtatttaaaaaacACATGCGTACAATCTTTAATTTGCAGATATCTCGCCAGTGGATGAAcccaataatataaaaaaaatttgaCTTTAATCATGAACAGACGTGTACTTAGAAAATGAAAGCATGTCTTTTCATAAAGTGAAGAAATAGTGAAAGAAGTTAAAACGTGACTTGTGATAATACAGAATTTGAATATACTACGGATGTGGAGCATAAGAGACATCTATATCAGCCACATGAAATGGTGGCAAGTACTCTTCAGATATTATCTAGGTAAATAAAAGAAGgatattttaataacttaatttttTAATTATGAGCTCAAACCTGATTGTTACTTTCTTCGTGGATAATGGCTTGGAGAATTTGTTACTGTTAAAATCATATAACTTCTCTCGTACATATTTTTTCTTGATTAATTCATAGCTTAGAATGTCCATGACATTTTCATTGTCAAAATTATTATTTGGGTAAAACGTTGAGATTTATATGGCGACTTTCAGGAACAACGCCTACACTCACTTTTATTCATGCACTTTATATTGATAGCCCAAGAGATAGAAGAATTCAAATGATTATATAGCACCACAAAATATTacaataataaaagttaaagaaaaaaagataagaaTAGAAACCCAGTAGCATTTCAATTATATATATGGGAGACATTAAGTTGTAACTAAAGATACATTGTTGTGCACTACAATACTATGCATCTATAACTACAAAATCTTAGCTATGAATTTAAAAATTATAGCTAATACCTAATAATAACCACAAAATTAAAATTCTATGGCTATTTGCAAAATTATAAAATTTCTTTGCCACGAAATTAAGTTGGTAAAGCTAATTCCTCGTATTAGCTATAATTTCTAACAATCATGGCAATAACTACTTATATAGCTACAAATTTAGTGCTACAAATAAAATTTGATAGCTAACCATAAGTTTTTGCCACGCTTCAATAGTACTGTAGCAGTAGTTACCTTTTAGTCAcaataaaatatttgaaacaaaACATTGTAGCTAAATGAATATTTTTGCTTTAAGTTCTAAAAAGTTGTGGCAATAGTTAAATGATATAGCCACGGATTTATTGCTATAATTGAATTATGTAGCTAATCATTAGTTTTTTGCCACAAGTTGAAACTTACTATAGCTATAGTAACTTTTTAGCAACAATGAaatatttgaaagaaaatattataGCTAAATGAATATTTTTGCTTCAAGTTATAAAAAGTTGTGGCAGTATAGATAAAGTTAGCCAcatatttcttgctttaatagAATTTCGTTGTTAATCATTAATTTTTGCCACTAGTTGAAACTTAATATAAATAATAACCTTTTAGTCACAATAAACTATTTAAATAAAAATGTtactaaataaataatttttcttcAAGTTCTAAAAAGTTATGGCAATAGTTATCACGATAAAATGATATAGCTACGAATTCATTGCTACGATAAATTTTGTAACTAATCAGTAATTTTT from Nicotiana sylvestris chromosome 12, ASM39365v2, whole genome shotgun sequence encodes the following:
- the LOC104218685 gene encoding B3 domain-containing protein REM10-like translates to MKVTPVKPHFFKPIQPGFKQGLKIPVGFLKYLKGYKNEYAILRKDGKKWLVKVKGRRLQEGWGKFVEEQGLELGNMLVFRHEGNMEFEVTIFDSSHCDREYAEYLDEEEANNVEFKDKPNAEAATHNACDQSHFSCIVRAYCLKGYLCIPTRFAAENGLTNKNCGLIIRDERQRSWNLRLYTSCSRVYIGGSWGDFRVANDLKVGDHIMFEIVTNGEKPIWKFHDIRTKPSDMIPLNAQVSTPASGDDDLPYFISTIKPYSIKKSVLYLPVDFAISNGLINRKCEMILKDEANRSWSVWLGRDAHHFGIISGWTKFRAANGLQVGDVYKFELITNAKLPIAYFRRKYSGEDAEREVH